Proteins from one Mycolicibacter virginiensis genomic window:
- a CDS encoding CaiB/BaiF CoA transferase family protein translates to MRPLEGVRVLEVAMYGFVPSAGAVLAEWGAEVIKVEHAVTGDPQRGLRQTGMLRVEGDPNPNIEHANRGKRSIGLDVSTPEGREVLLELAKRADVFLTSFLPGHRKKFAMDVEDIRAVNPKIIYARGSALGPRGIESEKGGYDMTAFWCRAGTAATITPPGIEGMIGPPGPAYGDTISGTNLAGGIAAALFKRERTGEPSVVDVSLLGSGLWAMGHTVALTSHLGERLIQQPPGVHGSPINPLVGVYATADERYISFVMMQPTKFWADVCQHMELHDYIDDPRFATAQSFAEHTPAAVEILRAAMAKRTLPEWSERFATLAGPWAPVQDTLQAAQDAQIRANEYIVQAGELELVANPVQFDVTAPRTGAAPGFAEQTDEILAELGLDWDRIIELKTVGAVT, encoded by the coding sequence GTGACGGGTGACCCGCAGCGCGGGCTGCGCCAGACCGGCATGTTGCGGGTCGAGGGCGACCCCAATCCCAACATCGAGCACGCCAACCGCGGTAAGCGCAGCATCGGTCTGGACGTGTCGACGCCCGAGGGGCGCGAGGTGTTGCTCGAACTGGCGAAACGCGCAGACGTCTTTCTCACCAGTTTCCTTCCCGGTCACCGCAAGAAGTTCGCCATGGATGTCGAGGACATTCGTGCGGTCAACCCGAAGATCATCTACGCGCGCGGCAGCGCGCTGGGTCCCCGCGGCATCGAATCGGAAAAGGGCGGCTATGACATGACCGCCTTCTGGTGTCGCGCCGGTACCGCCGCCACCATCACCCCGCCCGGCATCGAGGGCATGATCGGCCCGCCCGGACCCGCCTACGGTGACACCATCTCCGGCACCAACCTGGCCGGCGGTATCGCGGCGGCGCTGTTCAAGCGTGAGCGCACCGGCGAGCCGTCGGTGGTCGACGTATCCCTGCTGGGCAGTGGCCTGTGGGCCATGGGCCATACCGTCGCCTTGACCAGTCATCTGGGTGAGCGCCTGATTCAACAGCCGCCCGGCGTGCATGGTTCGCCGATCAACCCGCTGGTGGGGGTGTACGCGACCGCCGACGAGCGCTACATCTCCTTTGTCATGATGCAGCCCACCAAGTTCTGGGCCGACGTGTGTCAACACATGGAACTGCACGACTACATCGACGATCCACGGTTCGCCACCGCACAGTCCTTTGCCGAGCACACTCCGGCGGCCGTGGAAATCCTGCGCGCGGCGATGGCCAAGCGGACGCTCCCCGAGTGGAGTGAGCGGTTCGCCACGCTGGCCGGCCCGTGGGCGCCGGTCCAGGACACTCTGCAGGCCGCCCAGGACGCACAGATCCGTGCCAACGAATACATCGTGCAGGCAGGCGAACTCGAATTGGTCGCCAACCCGGTGCAGTTCGACGTGACCGCACCGAGGACCGGTGCGGCACCCGGATTCGCCGAGCAGACCGACGAGATCCTGGCCGAGCTCGGCCTGGACTGGGACCGCATCATCGAACTCAAGACCGTCGGCGCGGTCACCTAG